A stretch of the Medicago truncatula cultivar Jemalong A17 chromosome 5, MtrunA17r5.0-ANR, whole genome shotgun sequence genome encodes the following:
- the LOC11410925 gene encoding nicotinate phosphoribosyltransferase 2 produces the protein MDSNGSIKPSRVIPGPTNPMVTPLLTDHYQFTMAYAYWKANKHQERAVFDLYFRKNPFGGEYTIFAGLEECVRFISNYKISEEEIHFLKDNLPGSCEDGFFDYLRGIDCSDVEVYAIPEGTVVFPKVPLMRIEGPVAVVQLLETPFVNLINYASLVATNAARHRFVAGKSKTLLEFGLRRAQGPDGGVSASKYCYIGGFDGTSNVAAGRLFGIPLRGTHSHAFVSSYMSLGDISDKSLLKKDGSSTCKDFVVLVQNWLNKIKWSNSLCGIFSETNQSELTAFISYALAFPNNFLALVDTYDVMRSGIPNFCAVALALSDLGYKAVGIRLDSGDLAYLSCESRKFFRCIEEEFGLPGFGKMSITASNDLNEETLDALNKQGHEVDAYGIGTYLVTCYAQAALGVVFKLVEIDNHPRIKLSEDVSKVSIPCKKRIYRLYGKETYPLVDIMTRENEPPPKVGQRILCRHPFQESKRAYVVPQHVEELLKCYCDGSSGKKSETLPPLKDIRERCIKQLEQMRCDHMRRLNPTPYKVSVSAKLYDFIHHLWLNEAPVGELQ, from the exons ATGGATTCAAATGGTTCCATCAAACCCTCTAGGGTAATACCTGGACCCACAAATCCAATGGTCACACCTTTACTCACAGATCACTATCAATTCACAATGGCTTATGCATACTGGAAAGCCAACAAACATCAAGAACGTGCTGT gtttgatttgtattttcGTAAGAATCCATTTGGAGGGGAGTATACAATCTTTGCTGGTTTAGAAGAATGTGTGAGGTTCATTTCTAATTACAAGATATCTGAGGAGGAGATTCATTTTCTTAAGGATAATTTGCCTGGTTCATGTGAG GATGGTTTCTTTGACTATCTTAGAGGAATTGACTGTTCCGATGTTGAGGTGTATGCTATTCCCGAAGGGACTGTTGTTTTTCCTAAGGTTCCCCTGATGAGAATTGAAGGTCCAGTGGCT GTTGTTCAATTGCTGGAAACACCTTTTGTCAATCTAATTAATTATGCATCGTTAGTTGCTACCAATGCTGCAAGGCACCGTTTTGTTGCTGGAAAATCTAAAACTTTACTCGAGTTTGGACTACGAAGGGCTCAG GGGCCTGATGGTGGAGTAAGCGCGTCAAAGTACTGTTATATTGGAGGATTTGATGGAACAAG CAATGTTGCAGCAGGAAGGTTATTCGGGATCCCCCTTCGTGGCACTCATTCACATGCCTTCGTTAGCTCATATATG AGCCTTGGTGACATTTCAGACAAATCACTGCTTAAAAAAGATGGTTCAAGTACATGTAaagattttgttgttttggttcAAAATTGGCTGAACAAAATTAAG TGGTCAAATTCGCTATGCGGCATTTTTTCTGAGACCAATCAAAGTGAGCTGACAGCATTCATATCATATGCATTGGCATTTCCTAATAACTTTCTTGCCCTTGTAGACACTTATGAT GTCATGAGAAGTGGAATTCCTAACTTCTGTGCAGTTGCATTAGCTCTCAGTGATCTAGG ATACAAAGCAGTTGGTATTAGACTGGACTCTGGTGACCTTGCATATTTGTCTTGTGAGTCGAGGAAGTTCTTTCGTTGCATTGAGGAGGAATTTGGATTGCCTGGTTTCGGGAAGATGAGTATCACAGCTAGTAATGACCTTAATGAGGAAACATTAGATGCTTTAAATAAAcag GGTCATGAGGTTGATGCCTATGGAATTGGAACCTATCTAGTTACATGTTATGCTCAAGCAGCTTTAGGTGTTGTTTTCAAGCTGGTTGAGATAGACAATCATCCGCGTATCAAACTTTCCGAAGATGTCTCAAAG GTCTCTATTCCTTGTAAGAAGCGAATTTATAGATTGTATGGGAAAGAAACTTACCCCTTGGTTGACATAATGACCAGAGAAAATGAACCCCCTCCAAAG GTAGGACAAAGAATATTGTGTCGCCATCCCTTTCAAGAATCTAAAAGAGCATATGTAGTGCCACAGCATGTTGAGGAGCTTCTAAAATGTTATTGTGATGGGAGTTCAG gtAAAAAGAGTGAAACCTTACCACCTTTGAAAGACATAAGAGAGAGATGCATCAAGCAACTTGAACAAATGCGATGTGACCACATGAGGAGACTTAATCCAACTCCATACAAG GTTAGTGTCAGTGCAAAATTGTATGACTTCATTCATCACCTGTGGCTCAACGAGGCACCTGTTGGGGAGCTGCAGTAA
- the LOC11410926 gene encoding DNA polymerase alpha catalytic subunit produces the protein MADDDGSSRKRRPTRGPDATARSQALELLRSRRSNGPRSTTTPQIRLENPIYDTIPEDEYTALVASRREQSRSFIVDDDGFGYNDEGEEEDWSKAGFSLSSDEEFDGESEKPKRKKEKDASQIKRPSVSSSAAKLSAAAAMMGGSRVSSMFTSANFKKSRDDKVCESIVDDVLKEFAPDENDKISRRKVQSNSSSVVNDARIKAIPKPSAESVLGSFASENFTKIGNRGNGEVESVRVNKDRDNGSRLGLVEKSEVEVNESLGNCEGGMVVEDNECGNEDLVEEKVAYVKDEEMEVKPVVKKEGFTLNAKVSEEAVDPKLCATAGWQAARSGGGGGGEVNVADTNNQQQTEFNLEPEGSLPFYILDAYEEYYGANMGTLYLFGKVKTGTLYQSCCVVVKNMQRCVYAIPSHPLHSTNEMIQLEKDVQESRISPADFRKKLQDAVSDTKNEIAKHLVDLGVSSFSMAPVKRKYAFERTDIPAGENYVVKINYLFKDTALPVDLKGKSFCALLGARNSALELFLIKRKIKGPSWLQVSNFSTCSASQRVSWCKFEVIVDSPKDIRASSPSSSKITLVNPPVVVTAINLKTTINEKQNINEIVSASVVSCNMVKIDTPMLASEWKRPGMLTHFTVIRKLDGNIFPMGFNTEVTDRNIKAGSNVLCVESSERALLNRLMLQLHKMDSDVLVGHNISGFDLDVLLHRSQACRVPSSMWSKLGRLNRSTMPKLDRRGKTFGFGADPAIMSCVAGRLLCDTYLCSRDLLKEVSYSLTHLAKTQLNQSRKEVAPHEVPKMFQTAKSLMELIEYGETDAWLSMELMFYLSVLPLTRQLTNLSGNLWGKTLQGARAQRVEYLLLHEFHKKKYIVPDKFSNYAKETKLTKRRVTHGVDDGNFDDADINDANYHNDASESDHKKNKKAASYAGGLVLEPKKGLYDKYILLLDFNSLYPSIIQEYNICFTTVERSSDDSFPRLPSSKTTGVLPELLKKLVKLRREKKTWMKTASGLKRQQLDIEQQALKLTANSMYGCLGFSNSRFYAKPLAELITLQGREILQSTVDLVQNNLNLEVIYGDTDSIMIYSGLDDIAKATSISKKVIQEVNKKYRCLEIDLDGLYKRMLLLKKKKYAAVKVQFKDGTPYEVIERKGLDIVRRDWSLLAKDLGDFCLTQILSGGSCEDVVESIHNSLMKVQEEMRNGQVALEKYVITKTLTKPPEAYPDAKNQPHVLVAQRLKQQGYTSGCSVGDTIPYVICCEQGGSSGSATGIALRARHPDELKQEQGTWLIDIDYYLSQQIHPVISRLCASIQGTSPERLADCLGLDTSKFQHKSSEASDDPTSSLLFAGDDEERYRGCESLVLSCPSCSSVFDCPPVFKSICMLGNEKPTSSGTDESDYNFWRKLCCPKCFENGAGRISAAMIANQVKRQAEKFVLMYYRGLLMCDDETCKHTTRSVSFRLVGDSERGTVCPNYPRCNGHLNRKYTEADLYKQLSYFCHVFDTVCYIEKMEAKSRIPIEKELIKIRPIVDLAASTIQKIRDRCAFGWVKLQDLVVAI, from the exons ATGGCGGACGACGACGGTTCAAGCAGGAAGCGAAGACCAACTCGAGGCCCTGACGCCACCGCACGCAGCCAAGCCTTAGAACTTCTCCGATCCCGCAGATCCAACGGTCCTCGATCCACCACCACACCACAAATCCGACTCGAAAACCCTATCTACGACACAATCCCTGAGGATGAATACACCGCCTTAGTCGCCAGCCGCCGCGAACAATCCCGCTCATTCATCGTCGATGACGACGGATTTGGTTACAACGATGAAGGCGAAGAAGAGGATTGGTCCAAAGCCGGTTTCTCCCTTTCCTCAGACGAAGAATTCGATGGTGAATCGGAGAAACCTAAacggaagaaagagaaagatgcTTCACAGATCAAGCGTCCTTCTGTTTCTTCTTCTGCGGCTAAATTATCAGCTGCTGCTGCTATGATGGGCGGATCAAGAGTTTCGTCGATGTTTACTTCTGCTAATTTTAAGAAAAGTAGAGATGATAAGGTTTGTGAGAGTATTGTAGATGATGTTCTTAAGGAGTTTGCGCCGGATGAGAACGATAAAATTAGTCGGAGAAAGGTTCAATCAAATTCGTCTTCTGTTGTTAATGATGCACGTATTAAGGCTATACCTAAGCCCTCTGCTGAATCTGTATTAGGCTCTTTTGCGAGTGAAAATTTCACGAAAATTGGTAATCGTGGAAATGGTGAAGTTGAATCTGTTAGGGTTAATAAGGATAGGGATAATGGATCTAGGTTAGGGTTAGTGGAAAAGAGTGAAGTAGAAGTGAATGAGAGTTTGGGAAATTGCGAGGGAGGAATGGTGGTGGAAGACAATGAATGTGGTAACGAGGATTTAGTTGAAGAGAAAGTGGCGTATGTGAAAGACGAAGAAATGGAAGTGAAACCTGTTGTGAAAAAGGAGGGTTTTACTTTGAATGCGAAAGTTAGTGAAGAAGCGGTGGATCCGAAGTTGTGTGCTACGGCTGGATGGCAGGCGGCTAGGAGtggtggaggtggaggtggGGAGGTAAATGTTGCTGATACGAATAATCAACAACAGACGGAGTTTAATTTGGAGCCAGAGGGGTCGTTGCCTTTTTACATACTTGATGCTTATGAGGAGTATTATGGAGCTAATATGGGTACTCTTTATTTGTTTGGCAAg GTCAAAACAGGGACTTTGTATCAGAGTTGCTGTGTTGTTGTGAAGAACATGCAGAGGTGTGTCTATGCAATTCCAAGTCATCCTTTGCATTCCACCAATGAGATGATACAGCTTGAGAAAGATGTCCAAGAGTCTCGAATTTCTCCTGCAGATTTCCGTAAAAAGCTGCAA GACGCAGTATCTGATACAAAGAATGAGATAGCAAAACATCTGGTGGATCTGGGCGTTTCTTCCTTTAGCATGGCACCTGTCAAG AGGAAATATGCATTTGAAAGGACAGACATTCCTGCAGGTGAAAATTATGTGGTGAAAATAAATTATCTGTTCAAG GATACAGCACTTCCAGTAGACCTCAAAGGAAAAAGTTTCTGTGCTCTTCTTGGAGCTCGAAACAG TGCACTTGAGCTATTTCTGATTAAAAGAAAGATTAAGGGGCCTTCATGGCTACAAGTTTCAAACTTTTCTACCTGCTCAGCATCCCAAAGG GTTAGCTGGTGCAAATTTGAAGTGATTGTTGACTCTCCTAAAGACATCAGGGCTTCTTCTCCATCTTCTTCAAAAATCACTCTAGTGAATCCCCCTGTGGTTGTCACAGCAATAAACTTGAAGACCACCATAAATGAGAAACAGAACATAAATGAAATTGTATCTGCATCTGTTGTCAGTTGCAATATGGTTAAG attgaCACTCCTATGCTGGCTTCAGAGTGGAAGAGACCTGGAATGCTGACCCATTTTACTGTTATTCGCAAACTTGATGGGAATATATTTCCAATGGGATTCAATACGGAGGTCACGGACAGAAACATAAAAGCTGGGTCAAATGTTCTGTGTGTTGAAAGCAG TGAAAGAGCTTTGTTAAATCGTCTAATGTTACAATTACACAAGATGGACAGTGACGTTCTTGTTGGACATAATATTTCTGGATTCGACCTCGATGTTCTTCTCCACAGATCTCAG GCTTGTAGAGTACCAAGCAGCATGTGGTCTAAACTGGGCCGTCTCAACCGTTCTACGATGCCTAAGCTCGATAGAAGAGGCAAAACATTTGGTTTTGGAGCTGATCCTGCTATCATGTCTTGTGTTGCCGGTCGGCTTCTTTGTGATACATATTTATGTTCTCGTGACCTATTGAAGGAG GTTAGCTATTCTTTAACCCACCTTGCAAAAACACAGCTAAACCAGTCTCGGAAGGAAGTTGCTCCACATGAAGTTCCAAAAATGTTCCAAACTGCAAAATCCCTGATGGAGCTA ATTGAATATGGTGAAACGGATGCATGGTTGTCTATGGAACTCATGTTTTATTTGAGTGTCCTTCCTCTCACACGCCAGTTGACTAATCTAAGTGGCAATCTATGGGGGAAAACTCTTCAG GGTGCCCGGGCACAGAGGGTGGAGTATCTTCTGTTGCATGAATtccataaaaagaaatatattgtTCCAGACAAGTTTTCTAACTAcgcaaaagaaacaaaattgacGAAGCGCAGAGTAACTCATGGTGTCGATGATGGCAACTTTGACGATGCAGATATCAATGATGCAAACTATCATAACGATGCTTCTGAAAGTGatcataagaaaaacaaaaaggcTGCTTCCTATGCTGGAGGGCTGGTTTTAGAGCCAAAGAAGGGTCTATATGACAAATACATATTACTTCTGGACTTCAACAGTCTATACCCTTCCATCATTCAG GAATATAATATCTGCTTCACAACTGTTGAAAGATCTTCAGATGATTCTTTTCCTCGTCTGCCATCTAGTAAAACAACTGGAGTCTTGCCAGAG TTGCTGAAAAAGCTGGTTAAGTTGAGGCGAGAAAAAAAGACATGGATGAAAACTGCATCTGGTCTTAAACGTCAGCAACTGGACATTGAGCAGCAAGCACTGAAGCTTACGGCCAACAG TATGTATGGATGCCTTGGATTTTCCAATTCAAGATTTTATGCAAAACCACTGGCAGAGCTCATTACCCTACAA GGAAGGGAGATACTGCAAAGTACTGTTGATCTTGTTCAAAATAACTTGAATTTAGAG GTGATCTATGGTGATACTGATTCAATAATGATTTACAGTGGGCTAGATGATATTGCAAAAGCAACTTCAATATCTAAGAAAGTTATTCAAGAG GTCAATAAGAAATATCGGTGCTTAGAAATTGATCTTGATGGTTTGTACAAGAGGATGCTACTtctcaagaaaaagaaatatgcAGCTGTTAAGGTGCAGTTTAAAGATGGCACCCCATATGAG GTTATTGAACGCAAAGGTCTTGATATTGTCCGCCGTGACTGGAGCTTGTTAGCAAAAGATTTAGGAGATTTTTGCTTGACTCAAATTTTGTCGGGAGG GTCATGCGAAGATGTCGTCGAATCAATTCACAACTCTCTCATGAAG GTACAAGAAGAAATGAGGAACGGACAAGTAGCATTGGAAAAATACGTCATCACAAAGACATTGACCAAACCACCTGAAGCATATCCTGATGCCAAAAACCAGCCACATGTTCTT GTGGCACAAAGATTGAAGCAACAAGGTTACACATCTGGTTGCTCTGTTGGCGATACAATCCCTTATGTAATTTGCTGTGAGCAG GGTGGTAGTTCAGGCAGTGCGACTGGAATTGCTCTACGTGCCAGACATCCAGATGAATTGAAACAAGAACAGGGGACATGGCTAATTGATATTGATTACTATTTGTCACAACAG ATTCATCCTGTGATATCACGTCTTTGTGCATCAATTCAGGGCACAAGCCCTGAAAGACTGGCTGATTGTTTAGGGCTTGACACATCAAAG TTTCAACATAAATCAAGTGAAGCAAGTGATGATCCTACAAGCTCACTTTTATTTGCTGGTGATGATGAGGAGAG gTATCGGGGATGTGAGTCGTTGGTCTTATCATGCCCCAGCTGCTCTAGTGTATTTGACTGCCCTCCTGTGTTTAAATCTATTTGCATGCTGGGAAATGAAAAGCCAACCAGCTCAGGCACGGATGAATCTGACTACAATTTCTGGCGCAAGCTTTGCTGTCCCAAATGCTTTGAAAATGGTGCTGGTAGAATTTCTGCTGCAATGATAGCCAATCAG GTCAAACGGCAAGCAGAGAAGTTTGTTTTAATGTATTATAGAGGTTTACTAATG TGTGACGATGAAACGTGTAAGCATACAACTCGAAGTGTCAGCTTTCGTTTGGTTGGTGATTCTGAGCGAGGAACTGTTTGTCCAAATTATCCTCGTTGCAACGGGCATCTTAATAGAAAG tACACTGAAGCGGACTTGTACAAGCAGCTCTCATATTTTTGTCATGTGTTTGATACTGTTTGTTATATAGAAAAG ATGGAGGCAAAGTCTAGGATACCGATAGAGAAGGAGTTGATCAAAATCAGGCCAATAGTTGATCTTGCTGCATCAACAATACAAAAGATCAGGGACCGTTGTGCCTTTGGGTGGGTGAAGCTGCAGGATCTAGTTGTTGCAATTTAA